AGGCGCTGCTGCGGGTCCAGCGAATGGGCCTCGCGCGGCGCGATCCCGAAGAAGCCGGCGTCGAAGCCCCGCACGTCGTCCAGGAAGCCGCCGGCGCGGACGTACGCCTTCCCCGGCGCGTCCGGGTCCGGGTGGTACCAGGCGTCCGCGTCCCAGCGGTCCGCCGGGACGGTGCGGACCGCGTCCACGCCGTCGCGCAGCAGGCGCCAGAAGGCCGCGGGCGAGTCGGCGCCGCCCGGGAAGCGGCACCCCATCCCCACCACGGCGATGGGCTCGCGGCGCGCCTGCTCGGCGGCGTGGAGCTTCGCCTTCATCTCCTCCAGGGCGAGGAGGAGGCGCTGCTTGTCAGACAGGGTGAGGGTGCGGTCGTCGCTCATCGTCAGGTCCAGTCGTCTTCCCAGGACGTGTCGTTCAGCAGGGTCGCCAGGCGGGCGTCCACCTGCTCCTCGCTCAGCTCCCGGATCCCCGCCAGCAGCCCGGCACCGTCGTCCCCGACCAGCCCGTCCTCCGCGGGCGCCGTTTCCTCCGCGGCGCCGTCCAGGCCCAGCTCCGCGCCCAGGTGCCGGGAGAGCCCTTCCACCGTGGGGTGCTCGAAGAGGAGGGTCGCAGGGAGCGGGCGCTCCAGCGATGCCTGCAGCCGGGTGCGCAGCTCCACCGCCATCAGCGAGTCCATCCCCAGCTCGAAGAGCCGCTGCGAGGGCGCCAGCGGGTAGGACCCGTCCAGCGAGAGCACCGCCCGCGTCTGCGCCAGGACGTGCTCCTCCAGCAGCTCGGGGCGGCGCGCGGCAGGCGCAGCCTCCAGCCGCCGCAGGAACGAGGGTCCGCCCCCGTTCGTGTGCTG
This sequence is a window from Longimicrobiaceae bacterium. Protein-coding genes within it:
- a CDS encoding beta-ketoacyl reductase → PLDFFVLFSSVASLLGTRGQANYAAANAFLDALARSRRARGLPALSVQWGPWGEVGMAAAGGEAAARRRAEEGYGEIATAEGLGALESLLSAGAECAAVLPMRWPRYLSRFAPGAVPPLLEHLAGEGSPAAPRQHTNGGGPSFLRRLEAAPAARRPELLEEHVLAQTRAVLSLDGSYPLAPSQRLFELGMDSLMAVELRTRLQASLERPLPATLLFEHPTVEGLSRHLGAELGLDGAAEETAPAEDGLVGDDGAGLLAGIRELSEEQVDARLATLLNDTSWEDDWT